In a single window of the Lycium ferocissimum isolate CSIRO_LF1 unplaced genomic scaffold, AGI_CSIRO_Lferr_CH_V1 ctg3001, whole genome shotgun sequence genome:
- the LOC132043913 gene encoding uncharacterized protein LOC132043913, translating into MLKGGRAHIKVTKVLWKFPPSGWLICNTDRASRGNSGRSTHGFCLRNSEGDLVHAQVEDIGITTNTEVEVIAFLEAMKFCRGKGLKNIIIQTDSEMVPKILSRDWKTPWSIAIWVDEIMDISKNMSVTFSHILREGNKLAHALGNQALDKGSFQCQSFQDLEVDNRNILNSDKAQIPYLRIRTTN; encoded by the coding sequence ATGCTAAAGGGAGGAAGAGCACATATAAAGGTCACTAAAGTCTTATGGAAATTTCCTCCATCAGGTTGGCTAATTTGCAACACTGATAGGGCATCAAGAGGAAATTCAGGGAGAAGTACTCATGGCTTTTGCTTAAGGAATTCAGAAGGTGATTTAGTTCATGCACAAGTAGAGGACATAGGAATCACAACTAATACTGAAGTTGAGGTGATAGCATTTTTAGAGGCTATGAAGTTTTGCAGAGGAAAGGGTCTGAAAAATATCATTATTCAGACTGATTCAGAGATGGTACCAAAAATTCTATCTAGGGATTGGAAAACACCATGGAGTATTGCTATATGGGTAGATGAGATAATGGACATTAGCAAGAACATGAGTGTTACTTTCAGCCATATATTGAGAGAAGGGAATAAATTAGCGCATGCTTTGGGAAATCAAGCCCTTGATAAGGGCTCTTTTCAGTGTCAAAGCTTCCAAGATCTAGAGGTTGATAACAGGAATATACTTAATAGTGACAAAGCACAAATTCCTTATTTGAGGATCAGAACCACGAATTGA